From a region of the Thermodesulfovibrionales bacterium genome:
- the tadA gene encoding tRNA adenosine(34) deaminase TadA, giving the protein MSCEDKDIDFMRLALKEAGLAFSDGEVPVGAVLVGKDCGIITVAHNRRESLLDPTAHAEVIALREGAKIVQNWRLSGAVLYVTKEPCVMCAGAMINARLGKLVYGCRDSKGGAVESLYTLLDDKRLNHRVDVVSGILEEECASLLKSFFQERR; this is encoded by the coding sequence GTGAGCTGCGAAGATAAAGACATTGATTTCATGAGGCTGGCTCTGAAAGAAGCCGGCCTCGCCTTTTCCGATGGGGAAGTGCCTGTCGGAGCCGTACTGGTCGGCAAGGATTGCGGCATTATCACAGTTGCCCATAACAGAAGGGAATCTTTGCTGGATCCTACTGCACATGCGGAGGTGATCGCCCTGCGGGAAGGGGCAAAGATAGTTCAGAACTGGCGGCTGAGCGGCGCTGTCTTGTATGTGACCAAAGAGCCGTGCGTCATGTGCGCCGGTGCGATGATCAATGCTCGACTCGGAAAGCTCGTCTACGGCTGTCGTGACTCAAAGGGAGGAGCTGTCGAAAGTCTTTACACTCTTCTTGATGATAAGCGTCTGAACCATCGGGTCGATGTTGTCTCGGGCATCCTCGAAGAAGAATGTGCTTCCCTGCTTAAAAGCTTTTTTCAAGAACGGAGATAA